TTAACAACTTAGCTATAGGGGCAATAATTTACCTTTGGTGCCGCCCCGCTTTATCCAAGTTCATATAGACTCGGCTGGCCTTTTCATCTTTCTATTACTTTAGTGATGTTAAATCTTAGGTTCAATTCTGCCTTCAGTCCCTCTACTCTatgaacttttaaaatttatttttcaaatgtttTTTTTACTAAATAATTCCAagattttaatttaatacttattctATTTAAAATTGAATCAGtttttaggtaaaatttcaaaggtCTAATTCCAATTGAAGTATAATTGGACCTACAATCGTATTAGTGTAATTTATAATGCAGAGAGATAGATGTAGTGAGTGGCAATTGCATCAGCATGTCAGAAGTGTCTTCGCCCTTCTACTCCCATAACTAAGCATGAGTTCGGTTCGGCCCCCCAATTAGACCCCaaacatttatttaattattgcaCCGTCATGCTTTTAACATTTACCATTTCCATTTTTCTATATAAACCCCGTAcctctctcttttctcttctccaAACCACTCCCTCCAATAACCATAACAACCCTTGTCATTTCTCCCATGGCAACCACAGTAACACCCATTTCCAccctctttttcctcttcttcacCTTATCCTGGGCAACCAGCTTCAGCCAAAATCACTGGAGGAGCGATGATGAAGTGATGAGCTTGTACCAAGCTTGGCTCATTAAACATGGCAAACAATACAACGGTATAGGGGAGGAAGAAAACCGGTTCGATATCTTTAAGGATAACTTGAAATTTATCGACCAACATAACTCCAAAAACACCACATACAAACTTGGGTTGAACAAGTTCGCTGATTTAACTAACCAGGAGTACCGTTCCATGTTTTTGGGTACAAAGAGTGACCCTAAACGTCGAGTCATGAAGTCCAAAAACCCCAGCCAACGCTATGCTTCCCGCGCCGGCGACAGGTTGCCGGAATCTTTTGACTGGAGAGATCATGGAGCCGTTACTCCAGTGAAGGATCAAGGGCGTTGCGGTGAGctgttttcttttttcatttcaacttcaaattaatttctttttaaatatcAAGCTTACCCGCTCTGTATCGTTCACTTGACCAGGAAGTTGCTGGGCATTTTCAACGATTGCAGCTGTTGAAGGCATAAATAAAATCGCCACCGGCGAACTAATCTCTTTGTCAGAGCAAGAGCTAGTAGATTGTGACCGATCCTACGACGCTGGTTGCGATGGAGGCCTAATGGATTATGCCTTCCAATTCATTATTGACAACGGTGGCATTGACTCTGAACAAGACTATCCTTACCTTGGTGCTGATAATAACCAATGCGATCCAACGAGGGTCAGTTTCGAAAGCTTAATTCTATGACACTATATCTTGTAGTTTATTTGTTTTCGACGTTTGGAGATTGATGCcctgtttttttctttttgggattTGTAACAGAAGAATGCTAAGGTTGTCAGCATTGATGGGTACGAGGATGTTGTTCAATATGATGAGAAGGCATTGAAGAAGGCTGTATCACATCAACCTGTGAGTGTCGCCATTGAAGCTAGTGGCAGAGCTTTCCAACTCTACGAATCGGTAAGCTTGACCTGTTCTGCTTCTCCTTCAAGCCATCCAATAAGTTGATTCGAATTTAAATCCCGTTTATAACTCAGTTGTCAAATGTTTAGGGAGTTTTCAGCGGTGAATGCGGGTCAGCATTAGACCACGGCGTGATTGTCATCGGATATGGCATGGATGAGAACGGTCAGGAATATTGGACAGTGAGGAACTCATGGGGCAGCGGTTGGGGTGAAGATGGATACATAAGG
This is a stretch of genomic DNA from Gossypium arboreum isolate Shixiya-1 chromosome 11, ASM2569848v2, whole genome shotgun sequence. It encodes these proteins:
- the LOC108473617 gene encoding cysteine proteinase mucunain-like, translating into MATTVTPISTLFFLFFTLSWATSFSQNHWRSDDEVMSLYQAWLIKHGKQYNGIGEEENRFDIFKDNLKFIDQHNSKNTTYKLGLNKFADLTNQEYRSMFLGTKSDPKRRVMKSKNPSQRYASRAGDRLPESFDWRDHGAVTPVKDQGRCGSCWAFSTIAAVEGINKIATGELISLSEQELVDCDRSYDAGCDGGLMDYAFQFIIDNGGIDSEQDYPYLGADNNQCDPTRKNAKVVSIDGYEDVVQYDEKALKKAVSHQPVSVAIEASGRAFQLYESGVFSGECGSALDHGVIVIGYGMDENGQEYWTVRNSWGSGWGEDGYIRMERNVDDRAGKCGIAMEASYPVKNGTNIIKPYWTNEDTQKISSA